The segment TTGATAAAACTGGAAAAATCGTTTATGCAACCAGTGGCAAATACAGCAAAGCCAAAATGGATGAAGTAGAAGAGGTGCTTGAATAAATTATGAATTTCTTTATCCTTCTTGCGCTCGCTCTTGCTCCCGGTATTGCTATTGGTGTTTACATTTACCTCAAAGACAAACACGAACCCGAACCGCTCGGGTTGTTGTTAACCAGTTTTATTTATGGTGGGGCCAGCACCATTGTAACGCTTTCCATTAGCTGGCCGCTGGATTTTATTGTTACCCTTTCGGAAACCGATGTTGCCCATCAATTTGCCAATGCCTTTTTTAAAGTTGCCCTTGTAGAAGAGTTCAGCAAATTCATTTTTATTCGTTTCATTCTGTACAACAACAAAAACTTTAACGAGCCCTTTGATGGAATTGTGTACGCCATTATGGTGGGAATGGGTTTCGCTACATTAGAAAACATTCTTTATGTTTTCCAATACGGTGTGGCCACTGGCATTGTACGTATGTTCACGGCCGTTCCTGCCCATGCCACCTTCGCCATTCTAATGGGCTATTTTTTAGGAAAAGCAAAGTTCACCCATCGTAAAGAAATCTGGTATAGCGTTTTAGCATTAGGTGTAGCTACGCTTTTTCATGGGGCATATGATTACTTCTTATTCATTTCATTCATTCCTGGAATATGGTTAGGTGCGCTGGCCTCGCTAATCGTGGCAATAATTCTGTCGCGCAAAGCCATCCGGTTACACCAACAGTCATCGCCATTTATTAATAACCCGCCTCCTTCCGATAAACAAGTATAGAAATCCATTCTTTTGATAATAAACCTTTATTTAAGTAGGTTTATTGAGTTATCCTGATCGTATGCGCAGTAGTCTTAAGGGTCATTACATCGGCATGAACAAGGAGTTTCGCTACCGGGGTGAAGAACCACCCGGATAGAAACGCTCAGTGATGCTGTTTTTGCCATTGCCATTGGTTTGTTATTAATCTCAACGACTCCACCCGTATCGTATTATCAACTTAAGCAATTCACCAAAGACATCATTCCCTTTGCTTTATGTATTGCATTAATTTCGATTATCTGGTATGAGCATTTTACTTTCTTTATCCGCTACGGCTTTCGCAATGCCTATATTGTGTTTTTGAACACGGTTCTGCTCTTTATTGTATTGTTCTATGTTTATCCCTTAAAATTTCTTGTTCGGCTCTTAGTAATGCTGTTCACGAATTTTATTCACATCATGCAGCATGGAAACAGTAATGAGATTTGGCAGCCATTCCTTTTTACAATGGAGGATGGTACGGTTTCAGAGCTAATGGCCATCTATGGAATCGGAGCAATGTCCATCTTTCTGGTGCTCATGCTTATGTATCGTTATGCACTTAAAAAGGCACCTGAGCTTGAACTCAACGAGCTTGAAAAATTTGACACCCGCATGAGTATTCAAACCAACCTGCTGATGGCGAGTATCCCTGCGCTATCCGTAGTGCTGGCTCTTTCTTTTGGCGAAACACGTTTGGGTAATAATCTGTCAGGCTTTGTCTATTTTCTGTACATGCCGGTCATGTTCATGCATGGCAGTAGGGTTGCCCGGCAAAGAAAAAAGCTCCTCGAAAACCAAGGAGCTTAATGCCTATGCTATTCTATCAAGGTGTTGATTATTCTTTTACCAGAATTTCTTCACCTTCTCTGTTGAGAAATTTATATTCTGTTACCCCCATGGAGGTATCCGTTTCAAGATGCACCCAGCGTTTGTATTTGAAAAACCATTTTACACGTTGCGAAAAAATTCCTTTGGTGAAATAGGCATACAGGTAAGGATGAACAGCCAACACCAGGTTAGATTCATTTTGCTTTACCAATAAATGATCCAGGTTTTTCTCAATCAAATCCGAAACCAAAATAGAAGCTGTAATCTTACCCGTTCCATTGCAGGTAGGGCAGGCTTCAAGTGTAGCAATATTCACTTGTGGTCTTACCCGTTCGCGGGTAATTTGCATTAACCCAAATTTTGACAACGGCAACACGGTTGATTTCGCCTTATCAGCCGCCATTTCATCGCGCATGGTTTTATAAATCAGCTTGCGGTTATCGGGGTTCTTCATATCAATGAAGTCTACCACAATAATGCCGCCCATATCGCGCAGGCGAAGCTGACGGGCAATTTCCTTCGCGGCTTCAATGTTTACCGATAATGCGGTTGTTTCCTGGTTTTCTTCACGGTTTGATTTATTGCCACTGTTTACATCAATAACATGTAATGCTTCCGTGTGCTCAATAATCAGGTAACCACCGGCACGAAGGCTTACGGTTTGCCCAAAGGCCGATTTGATCTGCTTCTCAACCCCGTAATGCTCAAAAATTTTAGCGCGCCCGTTATAGAGCTTAACTATTTTTTCCTGTTCGGGTGAAATAGATCGAATGTATGCCCTTGCTTCGTCATAAATCTTCTTGTCGTCAACATGAATGTTGTCGAACGACTCATTCAATAAATCGCGGAGTAGTGATGAGGTTTTGTTGAGCTCACCGATAATCTTTTCATTGGGCTGAACCTCGGGCAATCGGGCGATGCCATCTTCCCAATTCTTTACCAACGAACGCAAGTCTTTGTCAAGTTCGGCAACATCGGCCCCTTCGGCTACGGTGCGAACAATTACACCAAAGTTCT is part of the Cyclobacteriaceae bacterium genome and harbors:
- a CDS encoding PrsW family intramembrane metalloprotease; this encodes MNFFILLALALAPGIAIGVYIYLKDKHEPEPLGLLLTSFIYGGASTIVTLSISWPLDFIVTLSETDVAHQFANAFFKVALVEEFSKFIFIRFILYNNKNFNEPFDGIVYAIMVGMGFATLENILYVFQYGVATGIVRMFTAVPAHATFAILMGYFLGKAKFTHRKEIWYSVLALGVATLFHGAYDYFLFISFIPGIWLGALASLIVAIILSRKAIRLHQQSSPFINNPPPSDKQV
- a CDS encoding DUF1211 domain-containing protein, which gives rise to METLSDAVFAIAIGLLLISTTPPVSYYQLKQFTKDIIPFALCIALISIIWYEHFTFFIRYGFRNAYIVFLNTVLLFIVLFYVYPLKFLVRLLVMLFTNFIHIMQHGNSNEIWQPFLFTMEDGTVSELMAIYGIGAMSIFLVLMLMYRYALKKAPELELNELEKFDTRMSIQTNLLMASIPALSVVLALSFGETRLGNNLSGFVYFLYMPVMFMHGSRVARQRKKLLENQGA
- a CDS encoding Rne/Rng family ribonuclease; translation: MSNELIISSTQNGCRIALLRDKTLVEFHDDQEGSKFTVGDIYLGTVKKVVQGLNAAFIDVGYDKDAFLHYLDLGPQFSSLQKFTKLVRAKKIFGKLEKFTLEPDIDKHGKIGQQVAKGQLIPVQIVKEPISTKGPRLSCELSLAGRYLVLVPFSKTVNVSKKITSSEERKRLLRLIQSIKPENFGVIVRTVAEGADVAELDKDLRSLVKNWEDGIARLPEVQPNEKIIGELNKTSSLLRDLLNESFDNIHVDDKKIYDEARAYIRSISPEQEKIVKLYNGRAKIFEHYGVEKQIKSAFGQTVSLRAGGYLIIEHTEALHVIDVNSGNKSNREENQETTALSVNIEAAKEIARQLRLRDMGGIIVVDFIDMKNPDNRKLIYKTMRDEMAADKAKSTVLPLSKFGLMQITRERVRPQVNIATLEACPTCNGTGKITASILVSDLIEKNLDHLLVKQNESNLVLAVHPYLYAYFTKGIFSQRVKWFFKYKRWVHLETDTSMGVTEYKFLNREGEEILVKE